AAGGCGACGATGCCGGGCTGGTCCAGGCCCTGCGTGGGCTCGTCCAGCACCAGCAGATGCGGATCGGCCAGAAGCGCGCGGGCCAGCAGCACGCGCTGGAACTGGCCGCCCGACAGCTGGGTCAGCTGCCGCTGGCCGAGGCCCGGCACGCCGGTGCTGGCCAGTGCCGCCTCGGCCTCGGCATCGCGGACCCGGACGGGCAGCGACAGGAAGCGGCGCACGGTCATCGGGATCGCCGTGTCCAGCTGCACCCGCTGCGGCACATAGCCGATGCGCAGCCCCGCCCGGCGCGTCACCTGCCCCGAGGCCAGGGGCATGTGCCCCAGCAGCGCCCGGATCAGCGAGGACTTGCCCGACCCGTTGGGGCCGACGACGGTCACGATCTCTCCGGGACGGATGCGGAAATCGACATGGGACAGCACCGGGTCCGAGGTGCCGGGGCGGTGGATGGTCAGCGCGCGCGATTCGATCAGCGCCTCGTCGGCGGCGACCGGCAGGACCCCGGTCACGCGACGCCCTCCGCCGCGCAGGTGGCGCAGAGGCCAAGCGCCTCGACCGTCACGCGCTCGACCCGGAAGCCGCCCTGCGCGGCGACGGCAGTCAGGGCGTCGCGAATGGGCGCGGCGGCGGCCTCGGCCACCTTGTCGCAGCTGCGGCAGATCAGGAAGGCGGGGTGGTGGTCATGGCCCGGATGCAGGCAGGCCGCGAAGGCATTGAGCCGCTGCAGCCGATGCGCCAGCCCGTGGGTGACCAGGAATTCAAGCGCGCGATAGGCGACCGGCGGCTGGCGCCCGAAGCCTTCGGCGGCCAGCCGGTCCAGCACCTCGTAGGCGCCCATGGCCCGGTGGCTTTCCAGCAGGATCTCCAGCGCGCGGCGGCGGACGGGGGTCAGCCGCGCGCCCTGCCCCGCCAGCCGCGCGGCGGCCTCGTCCAGCACGCGGGAGGCGCATGCCCCATGGTCATGGGGCGCGAAGGTCGCGGCGATGGCATCGTCATGGGGCACGGCAGTCCCTCCCGCACGGGGGCGTTACTCTATTACATTCAGGTTGACTTGTTATGCTGTAACACACAGAACCCCGGGATCGCAACAAACCCCGACCTCAGGAGATCACGATGCGCCCTTCCGCCTCCGTCGCCGCCATCCTCGCGCTGGCCGCCGCCCCCGCCCTTGCCGCGCCGCAGGTCGTGACCGATCTGGTGCCGACCGGCGCGCTGGTGCAGGAGGTGATGGGCGACCTGGCCGAGGTCCGCGTCCTGCTGCCCCAAGGCGCCAGCGCGCATCACTACCAGATGCGCCCCTCGGACGCGCAGGCGCTGCAGGGCGCCGATCTGGTGATCTGGATGGGGCCCGAGCTGACCCCCTGGCTGGCGCGTGCTTCGGATAACCTCGCCAGCGGCGCGCAGCTGCGCCTGCTGCAGGTCGAGGGCGTGACGCTGCGCGGCTATGCGGGCGGCGGGGCCGAGGGGCATGACGATCACGGCCACGACGCCCATGACCCCGCGGGCGCTGCCGACCACGACCATGACCATGACCATCACCACGACCATGACCATGACCATGACCATGACCATGACCATGACCATGGGGATCACGACGACGGCCATGACGGCCACGACCATTCCGGCACCGATCCTCATGCCTGGCTGAACCCCGCCAATGCCAGGCCCTGGCTGCAGGCCATCGCCGACAGCTTGGCGCAGCAGGACCCGGAGAACGCCGCGACCTACCGGGCCAATGCCGAGGCCGCCGCCACCCGGATCGCGGCGCTGGACACGGATCTGCGCGCCCGCCTCGCCCCCCATGCCGCGGCGCGGTTCGTCGTCTTCCACGATGCCTACGGCTATTTCACCGACCATTTCGGGCTGCAGCCCGCGCTGGCCGTGTCGCTCGGCGATGCCTCGACGCCCTCGGCCGCCCGGATCGACCAGATGCGCGGCCAGATCGCCCAGACCGGCGCCACCTGCGCCTTTCCCGAATACGCCCATGACGGCGCGCTGATCCAGACCGCGATCGAGGGCAGCGACATCCGCCTCGGCGGCGAGATAAGCCCCGAGGGCGGCAGCCTGACCCCCGGCGCGGGCCAGTACGACGCGCTGCTGACCGGCATGGCCGACACGATCATCGCCTGCCTGAAGCAGGAATGAGGGCGGCGGGCGGTCCGCACAGGCCCGCCCAAACGACCGAATACCGCCGGTCGGCAGATTCCCGACTCTTTTACTTTGACAAACCTGAATGAATTTGTCAGCTTTAGGGCATCGACACCGCCACCCCATGAGGTTGACCATGACCGCAACGCGCCCCGCCGATTTCACCCGCCCCGGTACCTCGATTCTGGCCCGGATGCCCCAGCACGACGCCACCCAGCTGACCCAAGGCGGCAACCAAGCCCTGATCGTGCTGGACGAACAGGTCTATCAGCTGCGCATCACCCGCGCCGGCAAGCTGATCCTGACCAAGTAGGCCGATCCCCCGCCGCCGGAACGACAAAGGCCGGTCCCTCCGGACCGGCCTTGCGTTATCATCCCCGCGGCGCGCGCGGCTTGCCGCCGGGCTTGCCGGGACCGCCCGGGCGTGCCCCGCCGCCGGGCTTGCCCGCCCCCGTGGGACGGCCCGCGCCGCCGGGTTTCCCGGCCCCGCCCGGCCTGCCGGTTCCCGCCGGGCGATCGCCAGTCCGCTCGGGGCGCGGCGCACCGAAGGGCTTGCCGCCGCCCGTCTTGCCACCGCCCGTGCGGGGCTTGCCCGCGCCGTCCGGCTTCGATCCGCCATAGGGCTTGCGCGGCCCGTCGCCCGCGCCGTCGCGCGGGGCACCGTAGGGCTTGCGCCCGGCATCGCCACCTCCGGCGCGCGGCGCGCCGAACGGCTTGCCTCCCTCGAAGCGCGGCTTGCGCGCCTCGTCGCCCCCGGCGTCGCGCGGCTTGCCATAGGGCTTGCGCCCGGCCTCAGCGCCCTCGGCCCGCGGCGCACCATAGGGCTTGCGCGCACCCTCGCCCCCGGCATCGCGGGGCTTGCCATAGGGCTTGCGCCCCGTGTCACCGCCCTCGGCCCGCGGCGCACCGTAAGGCTTGCGCCCGGCATCGGGCCCGTCGCCCCGCGGCTTGCCGAAGGGCTTGCGCCCGGCGTCAGGGCCTCCGTCACGCGATGCGCCGAACGGCTTGCGCGCATCGCCGGGCTTGCCCGCGAACCGGGCGGGACGGGGCTTGTCGGATGGCCCGCCACGCCCTTCGGGGGCGCCGGCGCCGGTGCTTTTCCAGCGCGGCTTGTCGCCCGCCGGACGCGGCCGGTCGCCGAAATCCCCGCGCGGACCGGCGGGCTTGCCCTGAAAGCGCGGCCGCGCCTCATCCCCGGCAGGAGCCTTGGCCCCCCAGCTGC
Above is a window of Paracoccus liaowanqingii DNA encoding:
- a CDS encoding Fur family transcriptional regulator, with translation MPHDDAIAATFAPHDHGACASRVLDEAAARLAGQGARLTPVRRRALEILLESHRAMGAYEVLDRLAAEGFGRQPPVAYRALEFLVTHGLAHRLQRLNAFAACLHPGHDHHPAFLICRSCDKVAEAAAAPIRDALTAVAAQGGFRVERVTVEALGLCATCAAEGVA
- a CDS encoding metal ABC transporter ATP-binding protein, whose translation is MIESRALTIHRPGTSDPVLSHVDFRIRPGEIVTVVGPNGSGKSSLIRALLGHMPLASGQVTRRAGLRIGYVPQRVQLDTAIPMTVRRFLSLPVRVRDAEAEAALASTGVPGLGQRQLTQLSGGQFQRVLLARALLADPHLLVLDEPTQGLDQPGIVAFYQLIEEVRRRTGASVLMVSHDLLVVMRSSDRVVCLNGHVCCEGSPQHVSTAPEYRALFGAEAAGTLALYRHHHDHDHDRMPALTGPEGAGHGHGGACGHDHHHGHGTAPAP
- a CDS encoding zinc ABC transporter substrate-binding protein; amino-acid sequence: MRPSASVAAILALAAAPALAAPQVVTDLVPTGALVQEVMGDLAEVRVLLPQGASAHHYQMRPSDAQALQGADLVIWMGPELTPWLARASDNLASGAQLRLLQVEGVTLRGYAGGGAEGHDDHGHDAHDPAGAADHDHDHDHHHDHDHDHDHDHDHDHGDHDDGHDGHDHSGTDPHAWLNPANARPWLQAIADSLAQQDPENAATYRANAEAAATRIAALDTDLRARLAPHAAARFVVFHDAYGYFTDHFGLQPALAVSLGDASTPSAARIDQMRGQIAQTGATCAFPEYAHDGALIQTAIEGSDIRLGGEISPEGGSLTPGAGQYDALLTGMADTIIACLKQE
- the hemP gene encoding hemin uptake protein HemP, with amino-acid sequence MTATRPADFTRPGTSILARMPQHDATQLTQGGNQALIVLDEQVYQLRITRAGKLILTK